In Planctomycetota bacterium, a genomic segment contains:
- a CDS encoding aldo/keto reductase encodes MEHRQLGTSGLRVPPIIFGAWAVGGWYWGGQDDAASIRAIRAALDAGISCIDTAPIYGMGHSEEIVGKAIQGRRHEVLLATKCGLRWDTPGQGSNPWTYKGLDGTERTVVRNLRKAAILAEVEQSLRRLGTDVIDLYQCHWPDSSAPLAETMDALVTLKQQGKVRAIGVSNFTPEMMAECLRHGPLASDQPKYSLLARDIEADVLPFCRQHNIGVIVYSPLEQGLLTGKVTMDRTFAEGDYRAGRPWFQPANRQRVLDALERVKPIAAAHNATLGQVAIAWTIAQPGVTAAIVGARTPEQARENAQAASIRLSAAELQAIRKVFDDLGKPDT; translated from the coding sequence TTGGAGCATCGCCAACTCGGCACGAGCGGCCTCAGGGTTCCCCCCATCATCTTCGGCGCCTGGGCCGTGGGCGGCTGGTACTGGGGCGGGCAGGACGACGCCGCGTCGATCCGCGCCATCCGTGCGGCCCTCGACGCCGGCATCTCCTGCATTGACACCGCGCCCATCTACGGCATGGGCCACAGCGAGGAGATCGTGGGCAAGGCCATCCAAGGCCGCCGCCACGAGGTGCTCCTCGCCACCAAGTGCGGCCTGCGCTGGGACACGCCCGGCCAGGGCTCGAACCCCTGGACCTACAAGGGCCTCGACGGCACCGAGCGCACCGTGGTGCGCAACCTGCGCAAGGCGGCCATCCTCGCCGAGGTCGAGCAGAGCCTCCGGCGCCTGGGCACCGACGTGATCGACCTCTACCAGTGCCATTGGCCCGACAGCTCGGCGCCCCTCGCCGAGACGATGGACGCCCTGGTGACGTTGAAGCAGCAGGGCAAGGTTCGCGCCATCGGCGTGAGCAACTTCACGCCCGAGATGATGGCCGAGTGCCTCCGCCACGGCCCTCTCGCGAGCGATCAGCCGAAGTACAGCCTCCTCGCACGCGACATCGAGGCCGACGTCCTGCCCTTCTGCCGCCAGCACAACATCGGCGTCATCGTCTACAGCCCGCTCGAGCAGGGCCTGCTGACGGGCAAGGTGACGATGGACCGCACCTTCGCCGAGGGCGACTACCGCGCGGGCCGGCCCTGGTTCCAGCCGGCTAACCGCCAGCGCGTGCTCGATGCGCTCGAGCGGGTGAAGCCCATCGCCGCCGCCCACAACGCTACGCTCGGCCAGGTGGCCATCGCGTGGACCATCGCCCAGCCCGGCGTCACCGCCGCCATCGTGGGCGCGCGCACGCCCGAACAAGCCCGCGAGAACGCCCAGGCCGCCAGCATCCGCCTCTCCGCCGCCGAGCTTCAGGCCATCCGCAAGGTCTTCGATGACCTCGGCAAGCCCGACACATAG
- a CDS encoding ribonuclease H-like domain-containing protein: MNADRPDDSAPARRGDALRSLHKKLAKSAPTPLTAAPASAIVYRRDLPRAAPHTAPADPGGICIPLERLVQGIEAPSPRGPGFYLIESPAGEALASAVPRALAALSPDSGVALTPNDACFLDIETTGLGTALTFLIGTLVWSGGQPVCRQLLARTYAEEASILHAFAEQAGRTPLLVTFNGKTFDVPSLRARAAAAGVELPEPRFHFDLLHIARRRYADTLPDCRLQTLERILCRRHRVGDIAGADIGRAYHDFVRTGDARELALIIQHNRQDLLTVAELMAKMLSMRDT; the protein is encoded by the coding sequence GTGAACGCCGACAGACCCGACGACTCCGCCCCCGCCCGCAGGGGCGATGCTCTGCGCAGCCTGCACAAGAAGCTAGCGAAGAGCGCGCCCACGCCGCTCACCGCTGCGCCGGCCAGCGCTATCGTGTACCGCCGCGACTTGCCGCGCGCAGCGCCCCACACCGCGCCCGCCGATCCCGGCGGCATCTGCATCCCGCTCGAACGCCTCGTGCAGGGCATCGAGGCCCCGAGCCCGAGAGGGCCGGGCTTCTACCTCATCGAGTCGCCGGCAGGCGAGGCCCTCGCCTCGGCGGTGCCCCGCGCCCTTGCGGCATTGTCGCCTGACTCCGGCGTCGCCCTTACGCCCAACGACGCCTGCTTCCTGGACATCGAGACGACCGGCCTGGGCACGGCGCTCACCTTCCTTATCGGCACGCTCGTGTGGAGCGGGGGGCAACCGGTCTGCCGACAGCTCCTGGCCCGCACGTACGCCGAAGAGGCGAGCATCCTCCATGCCTTCGCCGAGCAGGCCGGCCGCACGCCGTTGCTCGTGACCTTCAATGGCAAGACCTTCGACGTGCCGTCGCTGCGCGCCCGCGCGGCGGCCGCGGGGGTCGAGCTTCCCGAGCCGCGGTTTCACTTCGACCTCTTGCACATCGCCCGGCGGCGCTATGCCGACACGTTGCCCGATTGCCGCCTTCAGACCCTCGAGCGCATCCTGTGCCGCCGCCACCGGGTCGGCGACATTGCCGGCGCCGACATCGGCCGGGCCTATCACGATTTCGTGCGCACGGGCGATGCGCGCGAGCTGGCCCTCATCATCCAGCACAACCGCCAGGACCTCCTCACCGTGGCCGAGCTGATGGCGAAGATGCTCTCGATGCGCGACACGTGA